AAAATGATTTAGTTTAATAAATTTAGTAAAAAAAAATAATTATTGAGACTTTTTAGTCAATTTTTACATGTCCCCAGTTTTCTCCACTGCGTATTCTATTTAATTGAGTGTGAGTAATTCCAAATTGTTTTGCAATTACTTTTAATCTTGTGTTAGGGTTTCTTTTAAGGTATTTTTTCAGACGAATAACTTCAGTCTCTGTTAGTTTAGCGTTTCTGATAATTCCCTTTCTGTTAATTTTGGCATAAGCCGGATTTTTTCTCTGATGAGCTTCCATCTCGCTTTTAGATGCCCATGCTAAATTTGTATGCTTATTATTGGTTTTATCATAGTCAATATGAATTACAAATTTTTGGTCATCGCGCTTTGGTGGTAGAAATTGAAGAGCTACCAATTTGTGTATATACCTGGAAGTTTTTTTCATCTTATAGGTAATTCTTAATAAATCATATCCGGCAATTACGGTAGGATTCATCAACTTCCCATCAGCTACGTTTGTGTAACTAATAACGCGACCATAATTTGAAATTTTGTACCTCTCATTGAATTTTTCACCATCAATTTCCAGTACTTTCCATTCTTCATCTCTGAAACTTGCAATCATTAGAATTGTCTTAAAT
This is a stretch of genomic DNA from Bacteroidota bacterium. It encodes these proteins:
- a CDS encoding HNH endonuclease, whose protein sequence is MIASFRDEEWKVLEIDGEKFNERYKISNYGRVISYTNVADGKLMNPTVIAGYDLLRITYKMKKTSRYIHKLVALQFLPPKRDDQKFVIHIDYDKTNNKHTNLAWASKSEMEAHQRKNPAYAKINRKGIIRNAKLTETEVIRLKKYLKRNPNTRLKVIAKQFGITHTQLNRIRSGENWGHVKID